The window CAGCTTTTGGAAGAATTTGAATTATTCCTTATTCAACGGGGCAACCAAAGCAACAGCATTGCCACAAAATTCAGCCTATTGAAAGCAGCCTATAACAAAGCCGCAGAAGAAGGAAAATTCACGCCTAAAATCAATCCATTCATCAAATTCAAGGTAGGCAAATTGTGGACCTCCACCCATAAACGAGCTATTGCCAAACAACACATTATCCTCATAGAAAACTACTCCCCGCAATGCACCAACACAGAATACATCCTATTGGCCCGTGATATTTTTCTTTTCAGCTACTATACTGCCGGAATCAATTTCGGTGACATGGCACGGCTGAAACAGGAAAATATTGCAGGCGGGAGGCTCTATTACACGCGGCATAAAACCGGGAAATTACTTTCTTACAAATTGATGCCTAAAGCATTGGAGATAATACAACGATACCAGAATCCAGCTTCTGAGTATCTATTTCCAATCCTTAACAGCAGTCACAAAACAGAGTTGCAGAAATTCAACCGGATTCACAAAGCCCTTGCTAAAACCAACAAGGCCCTGAAACAAATCGGCGAGGAGTTGAAAATACCAAATAAACTGACCACTTATGTAGCAAGGCACAGTTATGCAACAGTCCTTAGAAGAGCTGGGGTTGCAACCTCTATTATCAGTAGTTCTCTGGGACACAGTTCTGAAAAAGTCACCCAAATTTATCTGGATAGTTTTGAAAATAAACAGATTGACGAGGCAATGCAACATCTTGTATAAAGTTAAGGGGAACGGCAATATTCCCCTTAACTTTTGCTATATTTGCTCAGATAGATAGGTTTTGTATTAAAATGTTAAGTGAGCAAATATGATTGATTTGGAAGATATGGATGATATCGCAGCAGAGGTTGCAGATATCATGGGAAATGGGAATTTAGACCTTTCCAATTTGAATTTTTCTGTTTTACAGGAGTTTCCTGATGAGGTCGAGATCAACGTACCAGCAGTAAAGGAGGAGGAGAAGACGATTTTAGTAGCAACACCTCAACTTTCTGCACCAACAGTTACAACCAAACAGTCTGTTCCTAATACTTATAAAGACCTGCATGATTCAGCGGATGGGTGGATATCACTATCCGCTGAGGATAAGGAGGCTCTTATGGATCAGGAGATAAATCAGCTATCAGACCTGCCCTTGGAGATAGGCTTCCCAGGCAATGTGGATGAAATAATGAATGCCCTTGAACAGGGAACACCTGTCCCCATTCCTGTTGGAAGCGATAGTGTACAGTTGAAGCTATCTTTTTATATGGATAAGATGCCTCACGGCATTGTGGATAAGCAGTTAGCAGGCATTGGAGCAACTTCATTGGAAATTGATTCAAAAAGAAATTCCATCATTGTATTTCCGACCAAGATTCTGGCCTACAACAAATGGCAGCGG of the Alistipes senegalensis JC50 genome contains:
- a CDS encoding site-specific integrase translates to MIISIQPICRKDKIRQDGTVLVYLRFTHNRERRYVSTGIYIQAKDWNSETQHFINENSENEEIRLQIESIRYKYIKRLKQLEVLDKEITLDALLDEKKIKTAAYTVKECLEQTIKRLETLGKYNSASKHKTALSLFMQFKSTPTRLEEINFQLLEEFELFLIQRGNQSNSIATKFSLLKAAYNKAAEEGKFTPKINPFIKFKVGKLWTSTHKRAIAKQHIILIENYSPQCTNTEYILLARDIFLFSYYTAGINFGDMARLKQENIAGGRLYYTRHKTGKLLSYKLMPKALEIIQRYQNPASEYLFPILNSSHKTELQKFNRIHKALAKTNKALKQIGEELKIPNKLTTYVARHSYATVLRRAGVATSIISSSLGHSSEKVTQIYLDSFENKQIDEAMQHLV